In a single window of the Bradyrhizobium sp. ORS 285 genome:
- a CDS encoding calcium-binding protein: MTSSPSAALINAVLAMDVYNRGVNPTLSVNFNRIGNYELVAGSVVAAADNFEAATYQLAGDPSTRIISYRGTDSIADVPAWLGGAGLTGWPTQFPDAEAYYKTWATTSHVSLTGHSLGGGLAGYIAALNDKVAYAYDAMPFEFAAEVRYDQLHGFWGALGSHPVDRYSDIHTVSLSGEVLQYVRAAAPVLEAPLALLQLGPVAGALAITDAAIGISSEQKTVLGAGTDLGLDPIKLHSIALLTMMQWASDNNAQDWKKAAAVLLAPLEDDAIAKAVGIPAAGVGGEGAPADKMKDMIAYSTVTDASGYGNSAVQALFNGGGVLADSVSASTAAHYLKNGGVEKALADIVVEYSALLAQNHDEVLSATPGVIGHEHGILYQDTAKNLLVADLSSDLWSSIATGSAVDILGKIALIDSVASADGEDAKLIDTAISTLWGGKTDNLDWLSAALSDAATTVMIDPVSGVTIAATDGALLIAGGGNDMLYGTANDDLLIGGLGRDVLNGGAGDNILVGGVGATYVYAPGDGNDVIINGVASLSKPTGTLDFGSAYTADNFWFVKSGNDLEIDILGTHQQVTIADWFLGGSYQLQEIKAGGLELDTQVTQLVQAMATYTQTHPGFDPTAASQLPSDAHLHDQVAAAWHVIA, translated from the coding sequence ATGACCAGTTCGCCGTCAGCCGCGTTGATCAACGCGGTGCTCGCCATGGACGTCTACAACAGAGGTGTCAATCCGACGCTCTCTGTCAATTTCAATCGCATCGGCAATTACGAGCTGGTGGCCGGCTCTGTCGTCGCTGCGGCTGATAATTTCGAGGCGGCGACCTATCAGCTCGCTGGTGATCCATCGACGCGGATCATCTCGTATCGCGGCACCGACAGCATCGCCGACGTGCCGGCGTGGCTCGGCGGCGCCGGGCTCACCGGCTGGCCGACGCAGTTTCCAGATGCGGAGGCCTACTACAAGACATGGGCGACGACGTCCCATGTCTCGCTGACCGGTCACTCGCTCGGCGGCGGCTTGGCCGGCTACATCGCGGCGCTGAACGACAAGGTGGCCTACGCGTATGACGCGATGCCGTTCGAGTTCGCGGCCGAGGTCCGCTACGATCAGCTCCACGGCTTCTGGGGCGCACTCGGCTCGCACCCGGTCGACCGCTATTCCGACATTCACACGGTCTCGCTCTCAGGCGAAGTTTTGCAATATGTGCGGGCCGCAGCGCCGGTGCTGGAAGCGCCGCTTGCGCTGCTGCAGCTCGGACCGGTCGCCGGCGCGTTGGCGATCACCGATGCGGCGATAGGTATCTCGTCCGAGCAGAAGACGGTGCTCGGCGCGGGAACCGACCTCGGGCTCGATCCGATCAAGCTGCATTCGATCGCGCTGCTGACGATGATGCAGTGGGCGAGCGACAACAATGCGCAGGACTGGAAGAAGGCGGCTGCGGTGCTGCTGGCGCCGCTGGAGGATGACGCGATCGCCAAGGCGGTCGGCATTCCCGCGGCTGGCGTGGGCGGTGAAGGCGCGCCGGCCGACAAGATGAAGGATATGATCGCCTATTCGACGGTGACCGACGCCAGCGGTTACGGCAACAGCGCCGTGCAGGCGCTGTTCAATGGCGGCGGCGTGCTCGCCGACAGCGTCAGCGCATCGACGGCGGCGCACTATCTCAAGAACGGCGGTGTCGAGAAGGCGCTCGCCGACATCGTCGTGGAGTATTCGGCGCTGCTGGCGCAGAACCATGACGAGGTGCTGTCGGCGACGCCGGGCGTGATCGGGCACGAGCACGGCATTCTGTATCAGGACACGGCCAAGAACCTGCTCGTCGCAGATCTCTCGTCCGACCTGTGGTCCTCGATCGCGACGGGCTCGGCCGTCGACATCCTCGGCAAGATTGCCCTGATCGACTCGGTGGCGAGCGCCGACGGCGAGGATGCCAAGCTGATCGACACGGCGATCAGCACGTTGTGGGGCGGCAAGACTGATAATCTCGACTGGCTCAGCGCAGCGCTGAGCGATGCCGCGACGACGGTGATGATCGATCCGGTGTCGGGCGTGACGATCGCAGCGACCGACGGCGCGCTGTTGATTGCTGGCGGCGGCAACGACATGCTCTACGGCACCGCCAATGACGATCTGCTGATCGGCGGCCTGGGCAGGGATGTGCTGAACGGCGGCGCCGGCGACAACATCCTGGTCGGTGGTGTCGGCGCGACCTATGTCTATGCGCCGGGCGACGGCAATGACGTGATCATCAACGGTGTCGCGTCGCTGTCCAAGCCGACCGGCACGCTGGATTTCGGCAGCGCCTACACGGCCGACAATTTCTGGTTCGTCAAATCCGGCAACGATCTCGAGATCGACATTCTCGGCACTCACCAGCAGGTGACGATCGCCGACTGGTTCCTCGGCGGCTCCTATCAGCTGCAGGAGATCAAGGCGGGCGGCCTGGAGCTCGATACCCAGGTCACGCAGCTGGTGCAGGCGATGGCGACCTACACGCAGACCCATCCGGGCTTCGATCCGACGGCCGCCTCACAGCTGCCGAGTGATGCTCATCTGCACGATCAGGTCGCGGCGGCTTGGCACGTGATAGCGTGA
- a CDS encoding sulfite exporter TauE/SafE family protein: MISTIQGILGVLCGGMVGFSLGLVGGGGSVLAVPLMVYVVGVPEPHIAIGSSAIAVATNAAINLANHARGGTVIWPIAALFAAAGIVGAFTGSLLGKMVDGQKLLALFALVMMVIALLMLKTRARVGIPDVKMSMANVPAIVGFGLATGTLSGFFGIGGGFLIVPALMAATGMPIMNAVSSSLVAVTTFGLTTAASYAWSGLVAWDLAGLFIAGGIAGGLAGTRLARHLSERRGALNVVFSVVIAAVALYMLTRSLLHIWS, translated from the coding sequence ATGATTTCGACGATTCAAGGCATCCTCGGCGTGCTCTGCGGCGGAATGGTCGGGTTCTCGCTCGGCCTCGTCGGCGGCGGCGGCTCGGTGCTCGCAGTGCCGCTGATGGTCTATGTCGTCGGCGTGCCGGAGCCGCATATCGCGATCGGCTCGAGCGCGATCGCGGTCGCCACCAATGCCGCGATCAATCTCGCCAACCATGCCCGCGGCGGCACCGTGATCTGGCCGATCGCGGCGCTGTTCGCCGCCGCCGGCATCGTCGGCGCCTTCACCGGTTCGCTGCTCGGCAAGATGGTCGACGGCCAGAAGCTGCTGGCGCTGTTCGCGCTAGTGATGATGGTGATCGCGCTGCTGATGCTGAAGACCCGGGCGCGGGTCGGCATCCCCGACGTCAAGATGAGCATGGCGAACGTCCCCGCCATCGTCGGCTTCGGACTTGCCACCGGCACGCTGTCCGGCTTCTTCGGCATCGGCGGCGGCTTCCTGATCGTGCCGGCGCTGATGGCCGCCACGGGCATGCCGATCATGAACGCGGTGAGCTCGTCCCTGGTCGCCGTGACGACCTTCGGGCTCACCACGGCCGCGAGCTATGCCTGGTCGGGGCTGGTCGCCTGGGATCTCGCCGGACTGTTCATTGCCGGCGGCATCGCCGGTGGCCTTGCCGGCACGCGCCTGGCGCGCCATCTCTCGGAGCGGCGCGGTGCGTTGAACGTGGTATTCTCGGTCGTGATCGCGGCGGTGGCGCTCTACATGCTGACACGCAGCCTGCTGCATATCTGGAGCTGA
- a CDS encoding DsbA family protein, whose product MKRSTSDAIIPASSRRELLSLLAAGAALSVFSRSSRAQNADDADEPDEASVLRDPDAPVLGNASGDIAIVEWFDYNCPYCRKLDPELQQVVHDDGKVRWVLKEWPILGPVSVTAARMALATKYQDKYAKAHEALIGVSSKLTEPRIDELLAEAGIDVDRAKRDLSANAKAIDAMLARNDKQARGLRFRGTPSFIVGKFRVPGVLTMAQFEQVIADARKAKAAN is encoded by the coding sequence ATGAAGCGCAGCACATCGGATGCGATCATCCCGGCGAGCAGCCGGCGCGAGCTTCTCTCCCTTTTGGCCGCCGGCGCCGCGCTTTCTGTTTTTTCACGATCAAGCCGTGCCCAGAACGCTGACGACGCCGACGAGCCCGACGAGGCCTCGGTGCTGCGCGATCCCGACGCGCCGGTGCTCGGCAACGCCTCGGGCGACATCGCGATCGTCGAATGGTTCGACTACAATTGTCCGTATTGCCGCAAGCTCGATCCCGAACTGCAGCAGGTCGTGCATGACGACGGCAAGGTCCGCTGGGTCCTCAAGGAGTGGCCGATCCTCGGGCCGGTGTCGGTGACCGCGGCTCGGATGGCGCTGGCGACCAAGTATCAGGACAAATATGCGAAGGCGCATGAGGCGCTGATCGGTGTCAGCTCCAAGCTCACCGAGCCGCGCATAGACGAGCTGCTTGCCGAGGCCGGCATCGATGTCGATCGCGCCAAGCGCGATCTCTCCGCCAACGCCAAGGCGATCGACGCGATGCTGGCGCGCAACGACAAACAGGCGCGCGGCCTGCGCTTCCGCGGCACGCCGTCCTTCATCGTCGGCAAGTTCAGGGTGCCGGGCGTGCTGACCATGGCGCAGTTCGAGCAGGTCATCGCCGATGCGCGCAAAGCCAAGGCCGCCAACTAG
- a CDS encoding primary-amine oxidase, protein METSVQGIAAIAVSHPLDPLTSEEIAAACDLVRASAASAENCRFPIVRLEEPGKAELAAHGGGQKLPRRAFVVSLDIASGESVEHVVDLGAQAIVARKVVPNRAAPYGQPPVMLEEFFRCEATVKADAGWRKAMQRRGLTDKDIELVQVDPFSSGFFDLPFERGARIVRAVSYFREHPQDNGYAHPIEGVVAVVDLIAGKVIDLTDEDPVIPIPRKKRNYGAHEVTAPRADIKPLNIEQPQGPSFTVDGWKVEWQKWSFRVGFTPREGLVLHRLCYQDGERTRPIIHRASVTEMVVPYADPTANHFWKSAFDAGEYGLGMLANALELGCDCLGNIHYFNVPAADSKGEPFVMQNAICMHEEDYGILWKHYEFRNGLFEVRRSRRLVISFFATVGNYDYGFYWYLYQDGTIQLECKLTGIIQTAAIAPGATYPWGGMVDDNLGGPTHQHFFNARLHMDVDGGGNTVTEHEFVPRPWGRDNPHGNVFDTTSRVLARERDAARLANGETGRYWKISNPNETNSVGGAPGYKLVVNPSPVMLAQEGSFVRSRGGFATKHVWVTAYDPAEKYASGDYPNVHGGGDGLPRYIAQNRNIENADIVVWHSFGHTHVCKPEDFPIMPVEYAGFMLKPVGFFAANAGFDIPAERNAKSVLSADGTSGEADGSCCH, encoded by the coding sequence ATGGAGACATCCGTGCAGGGCATCGCCGCAATCGCCGTCAGTCATCCGCTTGATCCGCTGACGTCGGAGGAGATCGCCGCTGCCTGCGATCTGGTGCGTGCGAGTGCAGCCTCCGCGGAGAATTGCCGCTTTCCCATCGTGCGGCTGGAGGAGCCGGGCAAGGCCGAGCTTGCGGCCCATGGCGGCGGACAGAAGCTGCCGCGGAGAGCCTTCGTGGTCTCGCTCGATATCGCCTCCGGCGAGTCGGTCGAGCATGTCGTCGATCTCGGCGCTCAGGCTATCGTTGCGCGCAAGGTGGTGCCGAACCGCGCGGCGCCCTACGGCCAGCCACCGGTCATGCTCGAGGAATTCTTCCGCTGCGAGGCCACCGTGAAGGCCGACGCCGGCTGGCGCAAGGCGATGCAACGGCGCGGTCTGACCGACAAGGACATCGAACTGGTGCAGGTCGATCCGTTCTCGTCCGGCTTCTTCGACCTGCCGTTCGAGCGCGGCGCGCGCATCGTGCGCGCGGTCAGCTATTTCCGCGAGCATCCGCAGGACAATGGCTATGCGCATCCGATCGAGGGCGTGGTCGCCGTCGTCGACCTGATCGCCGGGAAGGTCATCGATCTGACCGACGAGGACCCGGTCATCCCGATCCCGCGCAAGAAGCGCAACTACGGCGCCCACGAGGTGACGGCGCCCCGCGCCGACATCAAGCCGCTCAACATCGAGCAGCCGCAGGGACCGAGCTTCACCGTTGATGGCTGGAAGGTCGAGTGGCAGAAATGGAGCTTTCGCGTCGGCTTCACGCCGCGCGAAGGTCTCGTGCTGCATCGGCTATGCTATCAGGACGGCGAGCGCACGCGGCCGATCATCCATCGCGCCAGCGTCACCGAGATGGTGGTGCCTTATGCCGATCCGACCGCCAACCATTTCTGGAAGTCGGCCTTCGACGCCGGCGAGTACGGCCTCGGCATGCTCGCCAATGCGCTGGAGCTCGGCTGCGACTGTCTCGGCAACATCCATTACTTCAACGTGCCCGCCGCCGACAGCAAGGGCGAGCCATTCGTGATGCAGAACGCGATCTGCATGCATGAAGAGGACTACGGCATCCTCTGGAAGCACTACGAATTCCGCAACGGCCTGTTCGAGGTCAGGCGCTCGCGCCGGCTCGTCATCAGCTTCTTCGCCACCGTCGGCAATTACGACTACGGCTTCTACTGGTACCTGTACCAGGACGGCACCATCCAGCTCGAATGCAAGCTCACCGGCATCATCCAGACGGCGGCGATCGCGCCGGGCGCGACCTATCCGTGGGGCGGCATGGTCGATGACAATTTGGGTGGGCCCACGCATCAGCACTTCTTCAACGCCCGCCTGCACATGGATGTCGACGGCGGCGGCAACACCGTCACCGAGCACGAATTCGTGCCGCGTCCGTGGGGCCGCGACAATCCGCATGGCAACGTGTTCGACACCACCAGCCGCGTGCTGGCGCGTGAGCGCGATGCGGCCAGGCTCGCCAATGGCGAGACCGGGCGCTACTGGAAGATCTCCAATCCCAACGAGACAAACTCGGTCGGCGGGGCGCCCGGCTACAAGCTGGTGGTCAATCCGAGCCCGGTGATGCTCGCACAGGAGGGCAGCTTCGTGCGCAGCCGCGGCGGCTTTGCCACCAAGCATGTCTGGGTCACCGCCTATGATCCAGCCGAGAAATACGCCAGCGGCGACTATCCGAACGTGCATGGCGGCGGTGATGGCCTGCCGCGCTACATCGCGCAGAACCGCAACATCGAGAACGCCGACATCGTGGTCTGGCATTCGTTCGGGCACACCCATGTGTGCAAGCCCGAGGATTTCCCGATCATGCCGGTCGAGTATGCCGGCTTCATGCTGAAGCCTGTCGGCTTCTTCGCCGCCAATGCCGGCTTCGACATTCCGGCGGAGCGGAACGCGAAGAGCGTGCTGAGCGCGGATGGGACGTCTGGCGAGGCCGATGGCAGCTGCTGTCACTGA
- a CDS encoding S1C family serine protease, with translation MPSLTEWKVPFAFQPRAEDYQYDLDHALSSIVGLHSIIPPDAFSAETLGTERAGNAVVIDDGLVLTIGYLITEAESVWLHLNDGRVVEGHVLGFDFATGFGLVQALGQLDLPALPLGSSASTKIGDQVVLGGAGGRTRSVASQIIAKQEFAGYWEYLLDEAIFTHPAHPNWGGTGLLSPKGELIGIGSLQLERERDSKAEHVNMIVPIDLLKPIIDDLRRFGRVNKPARPWLGMYATEVDDRVVVIGVSNNGPAARAELKAGDIILGINGDKVTTQSEFYRKLWSLGDAGVDVPLTVHHEGVTFDVTVASTDRAKLLKAPRLH, from the coding sequence ATGCCTTCTTTGACCGAATGGAAAGTGCCGTTCGCCTTCCAGCCTCGCGCCGAAGACTATCAATATGATCTCGACCACGCGCTGTCGTCGATCGTCGGCCTGCATTCGATCATCCCGCCGGATGCCTTCAGCGCGGAGACGCTGGGCACCGAGCGCGCCGGCAATGCGGTCGTGATCGATGACGGGCTGGTGCTCACCATCGGCTATCTCATCACCGAGGCTGAATCGGTCTGGCTGCATCTCAACGATGGGCGCGTGGTCGAAGGCCATGTGCTCGGGTTCGATTTCGCGACCGGCTTCGGCCTGGTGCAGGCGCTCGGGCAGCTCGACCTGCCGGCGCTGCCGCTGGGCTCCTCGGCGTCGACCAAGATCGGCGACCAGGTCGTGCTCGGCGGCGCCGGCGGCCGGACCCGCTCGGTCGCAAGCCAGATCATCGCCAAGCAGGAATTCGCCGGCTATTGGGAGTATCTGCTCGACGAGGCGATCTTCACCCATCCGGCGCATCCCAATTGGGGCGGCACCGGCCTGCTCTCGCCCAAGGGCGAGCTGATCGGCATCGGCTCGCTGCAGCTCGAGCGTGAGCGCGACAGCAAGGCTGAGCACGTCAACATGATCGTGCCGATCGATCTGTTGAAGCCGATCATCGACGATCTCCGCCGCTTCGGCCGAGTCAACAAGCCGGCCCGGCCCTGGCTCGGCATGTACGCCACCGAGGTTGACGACCGCGTCGTGGTCATCGGCGTCTCCAACAACGGCCCGGCCGCGCGCGCCGAGCTGAAGGCCGGCGACATCATCCTCGGCATCAATGGCGACAAGGTCACGACCCAGAGCGAGTTCTACCGCAAGCTCTGGTCGCTCGGCGATGCCGGCGTCGACGTGCCGCTGACCGTGCACCATGAGGGCGTCACCTTCGACGTCACGGTGGCGTCGACCGATCGCGCCAAGCTGTTGAAGGCGCCGCGCCTCCACTGA
- a CDS encoding DUF4383 domain-containing protein: MTTPADGFSFDRYRIAALALAVALLFAAATDYIPAFLDAQGRVFGLFQLDIYKDALHVASGLWALAAMLSRRSAVFFLRVFGTLYFLDGVMGVFTGSGYLDLSIIIDGIRNTSWLVKVLSSLPHLALGAVGIAVGWSPWRSGRSHMKI, translated from the coding sequence ATGACGACACCTGCCGACGGCTTCTCATTCGACCGCTATCGCATCGCCGCCCTCGCGCTCGCCGTGGCGCTGCTGTTCGCGGCCGCGACCGACTACATCCCCGCCTTCCTCGATGCGCAGGGCCGCGTGTTCGGCCTGTTCCAGCTCGACATCTACAAGGACGCGCTGCACGTCGCCTCCGGACTGTGGGCGTTGGCCGCGATGCTGTCTCGCCGCAGCGCCGTGTTCTTCCTGCGCGTGTTCGGCACGCTGTATTTCCTCGACGGCGTGATGGGCGTGTTCACCGGCTCCGGCTATCTCGATCTCTCCATCATCATCGACGGCATCCGCAACACGTCTTGGCTGGTGAAGGTGCTTTCCAGCTTGCCGCATCTCGCGCTTGGTGCTGTTGGCATCGCCGTTGGCTGGTCACCCTGGCGCTCAGGGCGATCGCATATGAAGATTTGA
- a CDS encoding AMP-binding protein: MLIPMADVPRWYAERKPKDSIALQHGTDALTWEQLERRANARARAFAAKGVKPGDFVAIGLPNGNALFETSFAVWKCGATPTSLSWRLPRGEAAAVLEILKPSLVVGGEADWNAPNALPADFSPEGFSDEPLTAPVSRYWKAMTSGGSTGRPKVILDHQPAVTDTAAEPPLGIPRGAALLNPGPLYHNAPFIVSHYALFAGGTLTGMAKFDAEETLRLIQAQRIQWVNFVPTMMHRIWALPEAVRNSYDVSSLKMVFHMAAPMPPWLKEKWIEWLGAERVYELYGGTERQGRTIISGTEWLQHKGSVGKIDETCGLRILGPDGNDVAPGESGEIYFLPADGAGSTYHYLGAEPKRRADGWESLGDIGRLDADGYLYLGDRLADMVLRGGANIYPAEVEAALMAHPDIRSCVVVGLPDPELGQRVHAIVEIDRAKDAQAIVDGMGTFLADRLSRYKHPESYELVDTMLRDDSGKVRRTLLRDERAAWIKDGRDFRLVPIRARPAAD; the protein is encoded by the coding sequence ATGCTGATCCCGATGGCGGACGTGCCGCGCTGGTACGCCGAGCGCAAACCCAAAGACAGCATCGCGCTCCAACATGGAACTGACGCGCTGACCTGGGAGCAACTCGAGCGCCGCGCCAATGCGCGCGCCCGCGCCTTCGCCGCCAAGGGCGTCAAGCCCGGCGACTTCGTCGCCATCGGCTTGCCCAACGGCAATGCGCTGTTCGAAACCAGTTTTGCAGTGTGGAAATGCGGTGCCACGCCGACATCGTTGTCATGGCGGTTGCCACGTGGAGAAGCTGCCGCGGTGCTCGAGATTCTCAAGCCGTCGCTGGTGGTGGGCGGCGAGGCCGACTGGAACGCGCCGAATGCGCTGCCGGCTGATTTCTCGCCGGAAGGATTTTCGGACGAGCCGCTCACGGCCCCGGTGTCGCGCTATTGGAAGGCGATGACCTCGGGCGGCTCGACCGGGCGTCCCAAGGTGATCCTGGATCATCAGCCGGCCGTGACCGACACCGCGGCGGAGCCACCGCTCGGAATTCCAAGAGGCGCGGCGCTGCTCAATCCCGGGCCGCTGTATCACAACGCGCCGTTCATCGTGTCGCACTACGCGCTGTTCGCCGGGGGCACCCTCACGGGGATGGCGAAATTCGACGCCGAGGAGACGCTGCGGCTGATCCAGGCGCAGCGCATCCAGTGGGTCAATTTCGTGCCGACCATGATGCACAGGATCTGGGCGCTGCCGGAGGCGGTGCGCAACAGCTACGATGTCTCGAGCCTGAAGATGGTCTTCCACATGGCCGCGCCGATGCCGCCATGGCTGAAGGAGAAATGGATCGAGTGGCTCGGCGCCGAGCGCGTCTATGAGCTCTATGGCGGCACCGAGCGGCAGGGCCGCACCATCATCTCCGGCACCGAATGGCTGCAGCACAAGGGCTCGGTCGGCAAGATCGACGAGACCTGCGGCTTGCGCATCCTCGGCCCCGACGGCAACGACGTCGCCCCCGGCGAAAGCGGCGAGATCTACTTCCTGCCGGCCGATGGAGCGGGCAGCACCTATCACTATCTCGGCGCCGAGCCGAAGCGGCGCGCCGACGGCTGGGAGTCGCTTGGCGACATCGGCCGGCTCGATGCCGACGGCTATCTCTATCTCGGCGATCGCCTCGCCGACATGGTCTTGCGCGGCGGCGCCAACATCTACCCGGCCGAGGTCGAGGCCGCGCTGATGGCGCATCCCGACATCCGCTCCTGCGTCGTGGTCGGCCTGCCCGATCCCGAGCTCGGCCAGCGCGTGCATGCGATCGTCGAGATCGACCGCGCCAAGGACGCCCAGGCGATCGTCGACGGCATGGGGACGTTCCTGGCCGATCGGCTGAGCCGCTACAAGCATCCAGAAAGCTATGAGCTGGTCGACACCATGCTGCGCGACGATTCCGGCAAGGTGCGCCGAACCCTGCTGCGCGACGAGCGCGCGGCCTGGATCAAGGATGGCCGCGACTTCCGTCTGGTGCCGATCCGCGCGCGCCCCGCCGCCGACTGA
- a CDS encoding FAD-binding protein yields the protein MISRRRFLGTAAAAAALPLAPIPRARAELRPVLNDASRLNPTPVAKHVVISKPGTDDLIARLRAELKEAAAARRPVTAAVARHSMGGQSLPRDGTAITLDGGAIELDTAARTYRTAAGNRWWDVIATLDAKGFSPAVMQSNSDFGVGSTFSVNAHGWPVPYGPFGSTVKSIRLLLADGTLVQCSRTENAELFGLAMGGYGLFGIIVDLEVEMVPNVLLEPRFERMAPEKFAEMFTQSIDGDPNVKMAYGRMSVSRKAFFDDALLVTFRPAADAPATLPAVASSGKLTGVANTIYRAQTGWEVAKGLRWFMETRLGPAISDSRYTRNSLMAEPVANLAQKDMHRTDILHEYFVAPERFGEFLTACREIIPKARAEFLNVTLRYVAEDKTPALTIAPVRRIAAVMSFSQVTSPEGEIDMLRTTEALIDLVTAIGGAFYLPYRLHARRDQVEKAYPAAARFVAAKRQYDPNLLFRNTMWDAYFA from the coding sequence ATGATCTCACGACGACGGTTTCTCGGCACCGCAGCCGCGGCTGCGGCGCTGCCCTTGGCGCCGATTCCGCGGGCGCGGGCGGAGCTACGCCCTGTCCTCAACGATGCCAGCCGGCTCAATCCGACGCCGGTTGCCAAGCATGTGGTGATCTCCAAGCCCGGCACTGACGACCTGATCGCGCGGCTGCGCGCCGAGTTGAAGGAAGCTGCGGCTGCGAGACGCCCGGTGACCGCTGCCGTGGCCCGGCATTCGATGGGCGGCCAGAGCCTGCCGCGCGACGGCACCGCGATCACGCTCGACGGCGGTGCCATCGAGCTCGACACGGCGGCGCGGACCTATCGCACCGCCGCCGGCAACCGCTGGTGGGACGTCATCGCCACCCTCGATGCCAAGGGCTTCTCGCCGGCGGTGATGCAGTCGAACAGCGACTTCGGCGTCGGCAGCACGTTCAGCGTCAACGCCCATGGCTGGCCGGTGCCGTACGGCCCGTTCGGCTCGACAGTGAAATCGATCCGCCTGCTGCTCGCGGACGGCACCTTGGTGCAGTGCTCGCGCACCGAGAATGCCGAACTGTTTGGCCTTGCCATGGGCGGCTATGGGCTGTTCGGGATCATCGTCGACCTCGAGGTCGAGATGGTGCCGAACGTCCTGCTCGAACCGCGCTTCGAGCGGATGGCGCCGGAAAAGTTCGCTGAGATGTTCACGCAGAGCATCGACGGCGATCCCAACGTGAAGATGGCCTATGGCCGGATGTCGGTGTCGCGCAAGGCGTTCTTCGACGATGCACTGCTCGTCACCTTCCGCCCCGCAGCCGATGCGCCCGCGACCCTGCCGGCCGTGGCGAGCTCGGGCAAGCTGACGGGCGTCGCCAACACGATCTACCGCGCCCAGACCGGCTGGGAGGTCGCCAAGGGCCTGCGCTGGTTCATGGAGACGCGGCTCGGCCCCGCCATCTCCGACAGCCGCTACACCCGCAACTCGCTGATGGCCGAGCCGGTGGCGAACCTGGCGCAGAAGGACATGCACCGCACCGACATCCTGCACGAATATTTCGTGGCGCCGGAGCGGTTCGGCGAGTTCCTGACCGCCTGCCGCGAGATCATCCCGAAGGCGCGCGCCGAATTCCTCAACGTCACCCTACGCTACGTCGCCGAGGACAAGACGCCGGCACTGACCATCGCGCCGGTGCGCCGCATCGCGGCGGTGATGTCGTTCTCGCAGGTCACCTCGCCGGAAGGTGAGATCGACATGCTGCGCACGACCGAGGCCCTGATCGACCTGGTCACCGCGATTGGCGGCGCGTTCTATCTGCCCTATCGTCTGCACGCGCGCCGCGACCAGGTCGAGAAGGCCTATCCGGCCGCGGCGCGCTTCGTCGCCGCCAAGCGGCAATATGATCCCAACCTTCTGTTCCGCAACACGATGTGGGACGCCTATTTCGCATGA
- a CDS encoding helix-turn-helix domain-containing protein, with amino-acid sequence MSLSPTHRADVSTGLVQTTSTDVDEHCAKLGGWRLTYDQISAGAFRGSFTQLSLPQLDVFHEVTSQQVRQHGELGRGCCGLAVRCGGDGPVNVNGSGVTHNVLIVSFDAEIDICTPPGFALRGVTLSVQLIDEIANKLAIELPRDLRHRMRALSAPADVLARFRAALATIDRLYGAEVKLPLSAASREALQDSMLLAITDLLPDARPCDDTRSTATRKRIVDRACDMMLASADQPISLLDVCKAVGASRRKLSYCFQDVLGTSPLAYWRAVRLNRVRRDLKAPHDPRDGIYDIAVRHGFWHFSQFSLDYKRHFAELPSETLRRARMDAPARLRQNSLHH; translated from the coding sequence ATGAGCTTGAGCCCGACACATAGAGCGGACGTCAGCACCGGCCTCGTGCAGACGACCAGCACGGATGTCGACGAGCATTGCGCCAAGCTCGGCGGCTGGCGGCTGACCTACGACCAGATCAGCGCCGGCGCCTTCCGCGGCAGCTTCACCCAATTGTCGCTGCCGCAACTTGATGTCTTCCACGAGGTGACGAGCCAACAGGTGCGGCAACATGGCGAGCTCGGACGCGGCTGCTGCGGCCTCGCCGTCCGCTGCGGCGGCGACGGGCCGGTGAATGTCAACGGGAGCGGTGTCACGCACAACGTGCTGATCGTTTCCTTCGATGCCGAGATCGACATCTGCACGCCGCCCGGCTTCGCATTGCGCGGCGTGACCCTGTCCGTCCAACTCATCGACGAGATCGCCAACAAACTGGCGATCGAGCTGCCGCGCGATCTGCGCCATCGCATGCGCGCGCTGTCGGCGCCAGCGGATGTGCTGGCTCGCTTCCGCGCCGCGCTTGCGACCATCGACAGGCTCTACGGCGCAGAGGTGAAGCTACCGCTGAGCGCGGCGTCTCGCGAAGCCCTTCAGGACAGCATGCTGCTGGCGATCACGGACCTGCTGCCGGACGCGCGCCCCTGTGACGACACCCGCAGTACCGCCACACGCAAACGGATCGTCGACCGGGCCTGCGACATGATGCTCGCATCAGCCGACCAGCCCATCTCGCTGCTTGATGTCTGCAAGGCGGTCGGCGCCAGCCGGCGCAAGCTGAGCTACTGCTTCCAGGACGTGCTGGGCACCAGTCCCCTCGCCTATTGGCGCGCGGTGCGTCTCAATCGCGTACGGCGAGACCTCAAGGCACCGCACGATCCGCGCGACGGAATTTACGACATCGCCGTGCGCCACGGCTTCTGGCACTTCAGTCAGTTCTCGCTCGACTACAAGCGCCATTTCGCAGAACTGCCATCCGAAACCCTGCGGCGTGCGCGTATGGACGCCCCTGCGCGATTGAGGCAAAACTCCTTGCATCACTGA